In Chloroflexota bacterium, the DNA window CTCCGATTGCCGTTTGGCACGGCGTGACTACAAATTCCGCCGGCCAGGTGACGGTCTTGCGTCTCCCGAGGAACGAGATGTCCGGCGCAATCCCGCCTGTGCTTGGCCGCCTCGCGCATCTGCAAACGCTGGATCTCTCGCACAACCAGTTGCGAGGGACCATCCCGCCTGAGTTGGCCGGCCTATCCGATCTGAAACAGCTTCGCCTCGGCTCCAACCAGCTCAGTGGGCCGATCCCGCCCGAGCTTGGACGCCTGACCAACCTGCGGACGCTGTGGCTTGCGAACAACCAGTTCAGCGGATCGATCCCGCCTGAGTTTGGAAGCCTCTCACGGCTGACATTCCTGTCGCTCGCTGGGAACCAGCTGAGCGGGGCGATCCCGGCCGAGCTGGCGCAGCTTGCCAACCTGGACGACCTGAAACTCGGCGGCGGCAACCAATTCACGGGTTGCATCCCCGAGGGGTTGCGGGATGTGCCGTTTAGCGATCTTGGCGCGCTTGGTCTGCCATTCTGCTGAGTCCAGGGCGTCGGGCCGGCTTGGAGGCAAGCGCCCGGATCGGCGTCAACGCATCTCGACCGCCGCTCGGGCCCGGACTCATTTTTGGTTGTAGTCGACTGCGAAACCGGCACGACGTAGGTCGCGTCATGTTGCCGGGACGTGCCGCCGGGTAGAATTCCGCCCGCTCGCCGGGCCCTGCACATGACCGACCCGTCACCTAGCGACCGCGCCGAGGCCTACCGCCGCGCGACCGAGCGCGTACGGGCGCGACTGGGATTCGCGGGGCACGCGGTGGTGTGGGCGGCCGTTGCCATCCTGCTGTTGCTCGCGAACATCATCGCGACTCCGGACTTCATCTGGTTTTTCTGGCCGGTGGTGTTCTGGATGATCGCGCTGGCGCTTCACGGATGGACCGTGTTCGGCCCCGGCTTGCCGGTGATCGAGCGCTGGCGCCGCCGCGAGGCCGCGCGCGAGCTCGCGCGCATGCGACGCCAGGATGACGAGTGAGCGCTACGCGAAGGTTCGGCATTCGCGGCTGGCAACGGCTGGAGGACTTCTACCCGCCGCGCGTCAAGCCGGCGGAGATGCTGGGCCACTACGCCGCAGCGGCCGACGTCGTCGAGACGACCAACACCTTCAACGGCATCCCCAAGCCAGAGCGGCTGGCCGACTGGGCCGCACAGGCGCCGGATGGCTTCCTATTCGACGTCATCGCCTTCGGCGGCCTCACGCTGCATCAGCGTCGGCCGGGTGACACGGGCCCCATCGGGCGGCGGTCGTGGCAAGAGGTCTCGGTGGTGCCGCCCGACGTGCTGTTCGACGACTTTGCCCAGGCGCTCGCGCCGCTGGCGGAAGCCGGCAAGCTCGGCTGC includes these proteins:
- a CDS encoding 2TM domain-containing protein, coding for MTDPSPSDRAEAYRRATERVRARLGFAGHAVVWAAVAILLLLANIIATPDFIWFFWPVVFWMIALALHGWTVFGPGLPVIERWRRREAARELARMRRQDDE